In Hyphomicrobium denitrificans 1NES1, one DNA window encodes the following:
- the flhA gene encoding flagellar biosynthesis protein FlhA, translating to MAATKTADGGIGLVLGQRDAGLAVGVVAILTILFLPLPSFMIDMGLALSIALAIVILMVALWIRRPLEFSAFPTVLLIATLLRLALNVATTRLILSQGAEGPTAAGHVIAGFAQFVMGGDFVIGIIVFIILVTVNFVVITKGATRIAEVGARFTLDSLPGKQMAVDADLSSGAIDEKEAIRRRRELEEESQFFGAMDGASKFVRGDAIAGLIITAVNIFGGVIIGVTRHDLPFERALDTFVKLSVGDGLVTQMPALIVSLAAGLLVSKGGTQGSTEGVIISQFGNYPRALLLAGGVMAVLATAPGLPLLPFAAIGGMLTFISIGLTRQKEAGARAAATAKTANQALSPEEQSRQSIRDQLKTTEIEICFGRQISTVLMRPTSDLPQRVAKMRRKFAKQYGFVVPEIKLAEDLSVPSKSYQIKVHGTVVASAELRLGDVLVVVGDGPKPETPGDETREPAFGMKAIWVPDIFTNALKRDGFVPVENTSVLLTHVAEVIRNSLAQLLSYRDLRSLLDRLDPEYRKLLEEICPSQISYSGLQGVLKMLLAERISIRNLHLILEAVAEIAPFSRKAEQITEHVRMRLASQICGDLSDNNYLKIVRLGNKWEVAFHQALRRDAKGEVIEFDIDPRLIEQFGGDLARVVQPLMDAGHQFVLVTAAETRPYVHTVTERLYGTLPVLSHLEISRGVQIQSLGSVS from the coding sequence TCGTATTAGGCCAGCGCGACGCGGGTCTGGCGGTCGGCGTCGTCGCTATTCTGACGATCCTCTTCCTGCCGCTGCCCTCGTTCATGATCGATATGGGGCTTGCGCTGTCTATTGCGCTCGCGATCGTCATCCTGATGGTCGCGTTGTGGATACGCCGCCCGCTGGAATTCTCAGCGTTTCCGACCGTTCTCTTGATCGCGACGCTGCTGCGGCTTGCGCTCAACGTTGCAACGACGCGCTTGATCCTTTCTCAAGGTGCGGAAGGGCCAACCGCCGCGGGGCACGTTATCGCGGGTTTCGCGCAGTTCGTGATGGGCGGCGATTTCGTCATCGGCATCATCGTCTTCATCATTCTCGTCACGGTCAATTTCGTCGTCATCACCAAAGGCGCCACGCGTATCGCGGAAGTCGGCGCGCGGTTCACGCTCGACTCGCTGCCCGGCAAGCAAATGGCCGTCGACGCCGACCTTTCATCGGGCGCCATCGACGAAAAGGAAGCGATCCGCCGGCGCAGGGAACTCGAAGAAGAAAGCCAATTCTTCGGTGCCATGGACGGTGCCTCGAAGTTCGTTCGCGGCGACGCAATTGCGGGTCTCATCATCACGGCCGTCAACATTTTCGGTGGCGTGATCATCGGCGTGACGCGCCATGACCTGCCGTTCGAGCGGGCGCTCGATACCTTCGTCAAGCTGTCGGTCGGCGATGGTCTCGTCACGCAAATGCCGGCTCTGATCGTGTCGCTTGCGGCCGGCCTGCTCGTTTCCAAAGGCGGTACGCAAGGCTCGACCGAAGGCGTCATTATCAGCCAGTTCGGCAACTATCCTCGGGCGCTGCTGCTTGCGGGCGGCGTCATGGCCGTTCTCGCCACGGCTCCCGGATTACCCTTGCTGCCGTTCGCGGCCATCGGCGGTATGCTGACATTCATCAGCATAGGTCTTACGCGCCAAAAGGAAGCTGGCGCGCGTGCCGCCGCGACGGCAAAGACAGCCAATCAAGCGCTTTCACCGGAAGAGCAATCGCGGCAATCCATTCGCGATCAACTGAAGACGACAGAAATCGAGATCTGCTTCGGCAGGCAGATTTCGACCGTCCTGATGCGTCCGACGAGCGATCTGCCACAGCGCGTCGCGAAGATGCGCCGCAAGTTTGCGAAGCAATATGGCTTCGTCGTGCCGGAGATTAAACTGGCGGAAGATCTTTCGGTCCCCTCGAAAAGCTATCAGATCAAGGTGCACGGCACAGTCGTCGCCAGCGCTGAGCTTCGACTCGGCGATGTGCTCGTCGTTGTCGGCGACGGTCCGAAACCCGAGACGCCGGGTGATGAGACGCGGGAGCCAGCCTTCGGCATGAAGGCGATCTGGGTGCCCGATATCTTCACGAACGCGTTGAAGCGCGACGGCTTCGTGCCGGTCGAAAATACTTCCGTGCTATTGACGCATGTCGCCGAGGTCATACGAAACAGCCTTGCGCAACTCTTGTCCTATCGTGACTTGCGCTCGCTTCTCGATCGGCTCGATCCCGAGTACCGCAAGCTGCTCGAAGAAATCTGCCCGTCGCAAATTTCGTATTCTGGGCTTCAAGGCGTCTTAAAGATGTTGCTTGCGGAACGGATCTCCATTCGCAACCTGCATCTTATCCTTGAAGCAGTTGCAGAAATTGCACCGTTTTCGCGCAAGGCCGAGCAGATCACCGAGCACGTCAGGATGCGACTCGCCTCGCAAATCTGCGGCGATCTCAGCGACAACAACTATCTGAAGATCGTCCGGCTTGGAAACAAGTGGGAAGTTGCGTTCCATCAGGCCTTGCGCCGCGATGCCAAGGGCGAGGTCATAGAATTCGACATCGACCCTCGCCTCATCGAGCAGTTCGGTGGCGATCTTGCACGTGTTGTTCAGCCTCTGATGGATGCAGGCCACCAGTTCGTTCTTGTGACGGCAGCCGAGACGCGGCCCTACGTCCATACCGTCACCGAACGACTTTACGGAACACTCCCGGTTCTGTCGCATCTCGAGATCAGTCGCGGGGTGCAAATCCAATCGCTTGGCTCGGTTTCATGA
- a CDS encoding flagellar biosynthetic protein FliR yields MSELTQQTILVPLIVFCRVGACFMVLPGFSSDRIPVQLRLFVAIAVALAIMPLVYDDVRPVIAGPADELLSIIITESLAGLFLGFIVRIFYLALEFAAIGMANLAGYGSAFSHAIEGNDPSTPYSAFVTMPAAVLFFIANLHVAIIRMLQNSYETLKVGSQFATPPNLSMIVSTFGSAFKLTLQLSAALVVYSVMVNLAFGFLNKMIPQIPSYFVSTPFVVLGGLFILLQVDSGILSIFSSLVTQAITTLGQHG; encoded by the coding sequence ATGAGCGAGCTGACGCAGCAAACGATCCTCGTACCGCTTATCGTATTTTGCCGTGTTGGCGCATGCTTCATGGTGCTACCGGGCTTTTCGAGCGATCGCATCCCCGTTCAGCTTCGCCTGTTCGTCGCGATTGCCGTCGCACTCGCGATCATGCCGCTCGTCTACGACGATGTGCGGCCGGTTATAGCGGGTCCGGCCGATGAGCTACTCTCGATCATCATCACCGAAAGCCTGGCTGGACTCTTTCTCGGCTTCATCGTTCGCATTTTCTACCTCGCGCTCGAATTTGCGGCCATCGGAATGGCAAACCTCGCAGGCTACGGATCAGCATTCTCACATGCGATCGAAGGAAACGATCCCTCGACGCCTTATTCGGCATTCGTAACGATGCCGGCCGCTGTCCTGTTTTTCATTGCCAATCTCCACGTGGCTATCATCAGGATGCTGCAGAACTCATATGAGACACTCAAAGTGGGATCGCAGTTCGCCACGCCTCCCAATCTCTCGATGATCGTTTCGACATTCGGCTCGGCATTCAAGCTGACTTTGCAGCTCAGTGCGGCGCTCGTAGTCTATTCGGTGATGGTGAATCTCGCGTTCGGCTTCCTCAACAAGATGATTCCGCAGATTCCTTCCTACTTTGTATCGACGCCGTTTGTCGTGCTCGGGGGACTCTTCATTCTACTGCAAGTCGATAGTGGGATACTCAGCATTTTCTCATCCCTCGTGACGCAAGCCATCACAACGCTGGGGCAACATGGCTAG
- a CDS encoding rod-binding protein yields the protein MSAVLRTSAADLATWTAGQTVRPTKTAANAATPSSHGGTAATNKAKDVAQQFEAVYLRQMLDASMPKDSEGLFGEGTSGTMWRSMFTDTLATTLSKTGTVGIANMILKSEIDRLKDK from the coding sequence ATGTCTGCCGTACTTCGCACCTCGGCCGCCGACCTAGCTACCTGGACGGCTGGACAAACCGTCCGGCCGACGAAGACTGCTGCCAACGCCGCCACACCGAGCTCGCATGGCGGCACGGCGGCGACGAATAAGGCAAAAGATGTCGCGCAGCAGTTCGAGGCCGTCTATCTGCGCCAGATGCTCGACGCATCCATGCCCAAGGACTCCGAAGGGCTGTTCGGCGAAGGAACGTCCGGCACGATGTGGCGCTCGATGTTCACAGATACCCTCGCAACGACACTATCCAAGACGGGGACGGTCGGTATTGCGAACATGATCCTCAAATCCGAAATCGATCGACTTAAGGATAAGTAG
- a CDS encoding flagellar basal body-associated protein FliL, protein MSAEPNKDENRKLQILKTPMVSVPILSDGQVLGYVVTRLQFAADSELVRESSVQPEAFVADEAFRLIYETTPKDIKAGRKNALKELSENIASGTNERLGRNVVKDVMIDSWTYLSKQDMMRSHERAQ, encoded by the coding sequence ATGAGCGCAGAGCCTAACAAGGACGAGAACCGGAAACTGCAAATCCTGAAGACACCCATGGTAAGCGTCCCCATTCTTTCGGACGGGCAAGTTCTTGGGTACGTCGTTACGCGCCTGCAATTCGCGGCCGATTCGGAGTTGGTCAGAGAAAGTTCGGTTCAACCTGAAGCCTTTGTGGCGGATGAAGCTTTCCGGCTGATCTACGAAACGACACCCAAGGACATCAAAGCAGGGCGCAAGAATGCTCTTAAGGAGCTGTCCGAAAACATCGCCTCGGGTACGAATGAGCGGCTTGGTCGCAATGTCGTCAAAGACGTGATGATCGACAGTTGGACGTATCTTTCCAAGCAGGACATGATGAGAAGCCATGAACGCGCTCAATGA
- a CDS encoding chemotaxis protein CheD (catalyzes the conversion of glutamine residues to glutamate on methyl-accepting chemotaxis receptors), with translation MTSAIKKDNRVHIIQGEYFVADDRDVMVTTILGSCVAACIRDPLAGVGGINHFLLPGTNARTKGGEAERLGVHLMELLVNGLLKAGARRDRLEAKLFGGARTVRSHNDIGKHNVEFAERFLRDEGIAHVGGSTGGLQGRRIQYWPVSGRARQILLTGTMEIERPAAGSAPALVSNAGELELF, from the coding sequence ATGACTTCGGCGATAAAGAAAGACAATCGCGTCCACATCATCCAAGGCGAGTACTTCGTTGCCGACGACAGGGATGTCATGGTGACGACGATCCTCGGCTCATGCGTCGCGGCGTGCATACGCGATCCCTTGGCGGGCGTGGGTGGCATCAATCACTTTCTTCTGCCAGGCACGAACGCCAGGACAAAAGGGGGGGAGGCCGAACGTCTCGGTGTCCATCTGATGGAGTTGCTTGTGAATGGTCTGCTGAAAGCCGGCGCTCGCCGTGATCGGCTCGAGGCCAAGCTCTTCGGCGGTGCCCGGACGGTCAGGAGCCACAACGATATCGGCAAACATAATGTCGAATTCGCCGAGCGCTTTCTTCGAGATGAGGGCATCGCCCACGTCGGGGGCAGTACCGGCGGGCTGCAGGGGCGAAGGATTCAATACTGGCCGGTTTCAGGACGTGCTCGGCAAATTCTGCTGACCGGTACGATGGAGATCGAACGGCCGGCCGCCGGATCGGCTCCGGCCCTCGTCAGCAATGCAGGCGAGTTGGAATTGTTTTGA
- a CDS encoding response regulator: MPSMQQLSIMVVDDTSVSRALLTDGLDQIGLKSFKVAKDGEEALKMMMTAPCHLVISDFNMPKIDGIQLLRALRQHGPTSKVGFILVTGKGDKALIDEGKKWGLNNFLAKPFTVPALKTCIEAVVGKLT; the protein is encoded by the coding sequence ATGCCCTCAATGCAGCAATTATCGATCATGGTCGTCGACGATACGTCCGTCAGCCGCGCGCTGCTGACCGATGGCCTCGACCAGATCGGCCTCAAGTCGTTCAAGGTCGCCAAAGACGGCGAAGAAGCGTTAAAGATGATGATGACGGCACCATGCCATCTCGTCATATCCGACTTCAACATGCCGAAAATCGATGGAATTCAGCTCCTGCGCGCATTGCGCCAGCATGGTCCGACGAGCAAAGTCGGTTTTATTCTTGTAACGGGCAAGGGCGATAAGGCGCTTATCGACGAAGGAAAGAAGTGGGGTTTGAATAATTTCCTCGCCAAGCCCTTCACTGTTCCGGCACTGAAGACGTGCATCGAGGCCGTTGTCGGAAAGCTGACATGA
- a CDS encoding protein-glutamate methylesterase/protein-glutamine glutaminase gives MKKIKVLVVDDSSTMRGLIATALSSDADIEVVGQAEDPLQARQAIKALNPDVVTLDVEMPNMSGLEFLEKIMRLRPMPVIMVSTLTSRGADETVRALEIGAVDCIEKPRPGNEHNFEELPFKVKIAAAARIRPLTTESDRQKVATEARAAHAHYAPDGRVLAIGASTGGVEALIELLSHFPENCPPTVIAQHMPASFTKSFANRLDRICPAKVQEASTGAKLAPGHIFLAPGGALHLELSGAGDMHCRLRPGDRVNGHCPSVDVLFESVARTCGARAVGLILTGMGRDGASGLLSMRKAGARTFGQNESSCIVYGMPKAAFDLGAVEKQLPLDRLAAAIMSETSTIKKH, from the coding sequence ATGAAAAAGATTAAGGTTCTGGTGGTCGACGATTCCTCGACGATGCGCGGCTTGATCGCGACGGCTTTATCGTCTGATGCCGATATCGAAGTTGTGGGCCAGGCGGAAGATCCATTGCAGGCCCGGCAAGCTATCAAGGCCCTCAATCCGGATGTCGTAACGCTCGATGTCGAGATGCCGAATATGAGCGGTCTCGAATTTCTTGAAAAGATCATGAGGCTACGGCCGATGCCGGTCATCATGGTGTCCACGCTGACAAGCCGTGGGGCCGACGAGACGGTGCGGGCCCTTGAAATTGGCGCCGTCGACTGCATCGAAAAGCCAAGACCGGGCAATGAACACAATTTTGAAGAGTTGCCGTTCAAGGTCAAGATCGCTGCAGCGGCGCGCATTCGCCCGCTGACGACGGAAAGCGATCGGCAAAAGGTTGCAACCGAAGCTAGAGCCGCACACGCTCACTATGCTCCCGACGGACGCGTGCTCGCGATCGGCGCATCGACAGGCGGTGTCGAGGCGCTCATCGAACTTTTATCGCATTTCCCGGAGAACTGCCCGCCAACCGTCATCGCGCAGCACATGCCGGCATCTTTCACGAAAAGCTTCGCAAACCGCCTCGATAGGATCTGCCCGGCAAAGGTGCAGGAAGCTTCAACTGGAGCGAAGCTCGCGCCGGGGCACATCTTCTTGGCTCCTGGCGGTGCGCTGCACCTCGAACTTTCCGGCGCAGGCGACATGCACTGCCGGTTGCGGCCCGGCGATCGCGTAAACGGACACTGCCCCTCGGTCGATGTTCTTTTTGAATCCGTGGCGCGCACGTGTGGGGCACGCGCGGTAGGCTTGATTCTGACGGGTATGGGCCGCGACGGCGCATCCGGACTTTTGTCCATGCGCAAGGCAGGAGCCCGCACGTTCGGCCAGAACGAATCGAGCTGCATCGTCTACGGAATGCCGAAGGCAGCGTTCGACCTCGGTGCAGTAGAAAAGCAGTTGCCACTCGACCGCCTCGCGGCGGCAATAATGTCAGAAACGTCAACAATCAAGAAGCACTAG
- a CDS encoding CheR family methyltransferase — protein MTPALQRSSTRPTELLVTGEFAFSAADFRAIAEIAKAEAGIDLPESKATLVYSRLAKRLRSLGIATFAEYCNTVHSNDQERSSMIAALTTNVTRFFREPHHFEYLRNNILEPRAAHVRKGGRLRLWSSACSTGQEPYSMALTVLSVFPDAAELDIRILATDLNPNVVAHGKRGQYRKEELADVPQAMRSKWLEAVPGDSDSMRVSDAARSLVAFRELNLMGSWPFKGPFDAIFCRNVAIYFDHDTQGMIWGRLSNLLADDGALYIGHSERVSGSALKVLTTDGVTTYRKKSETHR, from the coding sequence ATGACACCGGCGCTTCAGCGTTCGTCGACGAGGCCTACGGAGTTGCTCGTCACAGGCGAGTTCGCCTTCTCCGCGGCAGACTTCCGCGCGATTGCAGAGATCGCGAAGGCTGAAGCGGGTATTGACCTGCCTGAGTCAAAGGCGACACTCGTCTACTCTCGTTTGGCGAAGCGGTTGCGAAGCCTCGGTATCGCGACGTTCGCAGAATATTGCAATACGGTACACAGCAACGATCAAGAACGCAGCAGCATGATCGCCGCGCTGACAACGAACGTGACGCGATTCTTCAGAGAGCCGCATCACTTCGAATATCTGCGAAATAATATCCTTGAGCCTCGGGCAGCCCACGTTCGCAAAGGAGGTCGCCTCAGGCTCTGGTCGTCTGCCTGCTCGACGGGTCAGGAGCCATACTCGATGGCGCTCACCGTCCTGTCGGTATTTCCCGATGCGGCGGAGTTGGATATCCGAATCCTTGCGACCGATCTCAATCCGAATGTCGTCGCACATGGGAAACGAGGTCAGTACCGCAAAGAGGAGTTGGCAGATGTTCCGCAAGCCATGCGAAGCAAATGGCTTGAAGCCGTACCGGGCGATTCCGATAGCATGCGCGTCTCGGATGCCGCGCGCTCGCTCGTTGCATTTCGCGAGCTCAATCTGATGGGTAGTTGGCCTTTTAAAGGGCCATTCGATGCCATCTTCTGCCGGAACGTTGCGATCTATTTCGATCACGATACGCAGGGAATGATCTGGGGACGCTTATCAAATCTACTCGCGGACGATGGCGCTCTCTACATCGGGCACTCCGAGCGCGTGTCCGGGTCGGCGCTGAAAGTTCTGACAACCGACGGCGTTACCACCTACCGTAAGAAAAGCGAAACGCACCGATGA
- a CDS encoding chemotaxis protein CheW, protein MQENELAANAANNEFVAFRVGAQEFCIDIMCVREIRGWTPATPLPHAPAYVRGVINLRGAVLPIVDLAMRFGLGLTEPTPRSVIIVVHIHQQIVGLLVDAVSDILTSSEASMQPTPDIASDMAKTFVKGVYAVDGRMISIVTLDSVLPISAKAAA, encoded by the coding sequence GTGCAAGAGAACGAGCTGGCAGCCAACGCTGCAAACAATGAATTCGTCGCGTTTCGCGTTGGTGCGCAAGAGTTCTGTATCGATATCATGTGCGTGCGGGAAATTCGCGGATGGACGCCGGCAACGCCTTTGCCGCACGCACCTGCATATGTCCGCGGTGTCATTAATCTGAGAGGCGCCGTCCTTCCCATCGTCGATCTTGCGATGCGCTTCGGACTGGGGCTCACGGAACCGACGCCACGCAGCGTGATCATCGTCGTTCATATCCATCAGCAGATCGTCGGCCTGCTTGTCGATGCCGTATCCGATATTCTGACCTCATCGGAAGCGTCGATGCAGCCGACGCCGGATATCGCATCCGACATGGCAAAGACGTTTGTAAAGGGCGTCTACGCCGTGGATGGCCGCATGATCAGCATCGTGACGCTCGATAGCGTTCTGCCGATTAGCGCAAAGGCCGCGGCATGA
- a CDS encoding chemotaxis protein CheA: MAAIRQTFFQECEEQLSEMEIGLLAMDEGSTDSETVNAVFRAVHSIKGGAGAFKLTQLVQFAHTFETALDFVRSGKLTPTPEMMKIMLRAADVLADLVEASRDGREINETSYETVAADIKSLTLVNGEEEVEEPIDFQPTVIDFGLPEISIEPASEEAGASSHEYRINFTPRPELYANANETALVLRELNRLGVMEAACDVSALPNLENIDSNGAYFSWSIRLTSERDIAEVREVFEFVEGEADLSIESDGQPEVSDADIAALLAMALGSSPAAEPMVTSESPADTHEPETAAAAAPASAEAPSALTPVGEAPKPDAKAAAIPSQTTIRVEFDRVDRLINLVGELVINQAMLSQRVIEANFAGSSSVVIGLEELEQLTREIQESVMAIRAQPVKPLFQRMSRIVREVADATGKEVRLKTDGEATEVDKTVVERLAEPLTHMIRNAVDHGIESPEARLAAGKPAEGVVRLTAAHRSGRIVIEISDDGAGINRHKVRASAVKKGLIAADAQLSDSDIDNLLFLPGFSTASTISNISGRGVGMDVVKRSIQALGGRISISSRPGQGSTFSMSLPLTLAVLDGMAVSVAGQTLVVPLTAIVETLKPKSADIHALGAEGRVMAIRDTFVPLIDVGTQLGFRDTATQPESSVAILVETGGGARNALLVDSIQDQRQVVIKSLEANYGTVAGIAAATILGDGRVALILDVDALVAGSFEESLSGELRYGTGG, translated from the coding sequence ATGGCAGCAATACGGCAAACCTTCTTTCAGGAGTGCGAGGAGCAGCTCTCCGAAATGGAGATAGGTTTGCTCGCAATGGATGAAGGCAGCACCGACTCCGAAACCGTGAACGCGGTCTTTCGCGCAGTGCACTCCATCAAAGGTGGAGCAGGGGCATTCAAGCTCACGCAGCTTGTACAGTTCGCTCACACGTTTGAAACGGCGCTCGATTTTGTCCGGAGTGGAAAACTCACGCCGACGCCGGAAATGATGAAAATCATGCTCCGCGCTGCCGACGTTCTTGCGGATCTCGTCGAGGCATCGCGGGATGGCAGAGAAATCAATGAGACAAGCTACGAGACTGTTGCCGCGGATATAAAAAGTCTGACGCTCGTTAACGGCGAGGAGGAGGTCGAAGAGCCCATCGACTTCCAGCCGACGGTTATAGATTTTGGACTTCCCGAAATATCTATTGAACCAGCCTCTGAGGAAGCCGGAGCATCGTCTCACGAATATCGCATCAACTTCACGCCACGTCCTGAACTCTATGCGAACGCCAACGAGACTGCGCTCGTCTTGCGTGAATTAAATCGCCTCGGTGTGATGGAAGCGGCCTGCGATGTTTCGGCATTGCCGAACCTCGAAAACATCGATTCGAACGGAGCTTACTTCTCGTGGTCGATTCGCCTGACGTCCGAGCGCGATATCGCAGAGGTGCGCGAAGTTTTTGAGTTCGTCGAGGGTGAAGCCGATCTCTCGATCGAAAGCGACGGTCAGCCGGAAGTCTCCGATGCAGACATCGCAGCACTTCTGGCGATGGCTCTCGGAAGTTCGCCAGCCGCGGAACCGATGGTGACATCTGAAAGCCCTGCGGATACTCACGAGCCGGAAACCGCCGCTGCTGCTGCACCCGCATCGGCGGAAGCCCCCTCGGCGCTGACGCCTGTCGGTGAGGCCCCCAAACCAGACGCTAAAGCGGCGGCCATCCCTTCTCAGACGACGATCCGAGTCGAATTCGATCGCGTCGATCGGCTCATCAACCTTGTTGGTGAGCTTGTCATCAACCAGGCGATGCTCTCGCAGCGCGTTATCGAAGCCAATTTCGCAGGGTCCTCCTCTGTCGTCATCGGGCTTGAAGAGCTTGAGCAACTGACGCGAGAGATTCAGGAAAGCGTTATGGCGATCCGCGCACAGCCGGTCAAACCGCTGTTCCAGCGCATGTCGCGCATCGTGCGCGAGGTCGCTGACGCCACCGGCAAAGAAGTCCGTCTTAAGACCGACGGTGAAGCGACCGAAGTCGACAAGACCGTTGTCGAGCGTCTGGCCGAACCGCTGACGCATATGATCCGCAATGCCGTCGACCACGGCATCGAATCGCCTGAAGCGCGTCTCGCTGCGGGAAAACCGGCCGAAGGCGTGGTGCGTCTGACGGCGGCGCATCGATCGGGCCGTATCGTCATTGAGATTTCCGACGATGGCGCCGGCATCAATCGCCATAAAGTGCGCGCGTCTGCGGTCAAAAAAGGCTTGATCGCGGCAGATGCGCAGCTTTCCGATAGTGATATTGACAATCTGCTGTTCCTGCCGGGCTTCTCGACCGCGTCTACGATCTCGAATATTTCCGGCCGCGGCGTCGGCATGGACGTCGTAAAGCGCTCCATCCAGGCACTCGGCGGACGCATCTCGATTTCATCGCGTCCGGGCCAGGGCTCGACGTTCTCGATGAGTCTGCCGCTCACGCTTGCAGTCCTCGATGGCATGGCGGTTTCCGTTGCTGGCCAAACACTCGTCGTTCCGCTGACAGCAATTGTCGAAACCCTGAAGCCGAAGAGCGCGGATATTCACGCGCTTGGCGCAGAAGGCCGGGTCATGGCGATCCGCGACACCTTTGTGCCCCTGATCGACGTCGGAACGCAGCTCGGATTTCGCGACACCGCAACGCAACCCGAAAGCAGCGTCGCAATCCTCGTCGAAACAGGCGGCGGCGCAAGGAACGCGCTGCTCGTCGACTCGATCCAGGATCAGCGGCAGGTCGTTATCAAGAGCCTGGAAGCAAACTACGGCACCGTCGCAGGAATCGCGGCAGCGACCATCCTCGGCGATGGGCGCGTCGCTCTCATCCTCGACGTCGACGCGCTGGTAGCGGGATCATTTGAAGAATCGCTGTCCGGCGAGCTTCGTTATGGAACGGGAGGTTAG
- a CDS encoding response regulator → MMQTILTVDDSRTMRDMLRMALAEAGFNVLQAVDGVDGLEVLQRSTPDVIVTDINMPKMDGFGLIEAVRKDNRYRKVPILVLTTESDAAKKQRAKEAGATGWIVKPFEPTKLIAAIRRVAA, encoded by the coding sequence ATGATGCAAACAATACTCACGGTCGACGATTCGCGCACAATGCGCGACATGTTGAGAATGGCGCTCGCCGAAGCAGGCTTCAACGTTTTGCAAGCCGTCGATGGTGTCGACGGTCTTGAAGTTCTCCAGAGATCCACACCGGATGTCATCGTAACCGACATCAACATGCCCAAGATGGACGGCTTCGGCCTCATCGAAGCGGTGCGCAAGGATAACCGCTATCGCAAAGTTCCGATCCTCGTCCTGACGACGGAAAGCGACGCCGCAAAAAAGCAGCGCGCTAAGGAAGCTGGCGCAACAGGGTGGATCGTCAAGCCGTTCGAGCCGACGAAACTCATCGCCGCGATTCGGCGCGTTGCGGCTTGA
- a CDS encoding STAS domain-containing protein, with protein MPRAKHKSAGAGRRRKKAAAKAGTSKAEAEIVTSTMNANAVAAPPPEEAATTEMPSSEPDRAAPALMLPDCLDSSAAAAIKEMLLAQRGDALVIDASQIRRVGVQSLQVLVAAARTWQSDGKSYRLENPSPEFLETIALVGLPREDLLLEGNR; from the coding sequence ATGCCGCGCGCAAAGCACAAATCTGCCGGCGCCGGCCGCCGACGAAAGAAGGCCGCTGCGAAAGCGGGTACCTCGAAGGCGGAAGCAGAAATCGTGACGTCAACGATGAATGCAAATGCAGTTGCCGCGCCTCCTCCGGAAGAGGCAGCGACCACGGAGATGCCGTCGAGCGAGCCGGATCGAGCTGCGCCAGCGCTAATGCTGCCGGATTGCCTCGATTCGTCGGCAGCTGCCGCGATCAAGGAGATGCTGTTGGCTCAGCGAGGCGACGCTCTTGTCATCGACGCGAGCCAAATCCGGCGCGTCGGCGTGCAATCGCTGCAAGTGCTCGTCGCCGCGGCTCGGACCTGGCAGAGCGACGGGAAGAGCTATCGTTTGGAAAATCCAAGTCCGGAATTTCTCGAGACGATTGCGCTCGTCGGATTGCCGCGCGAAGACCTGCTGCTCGAAGGAAATCGATGA